The Pseudomonas baetica genome includes a region encoding these proteins:
- a CDS encoding class I SAM-dependent methyltransferase — MSPPIDLSALKERQKVAWASGDYALIGTTLQIVGENLAEACDLRCDEQVLDVAAGNGNATLAAARRGCLVTSTDYVAALLERGQDRARAEHLDVTFQVADAEALPFADGSFAAVLSTFGVMFAPDQATAAAELGRVCRRGGRIGLANWTPEGFVGQMFKTLGRHLPPPAIAQPPSNWGTEVWLHEHFKDKDFVVQVTRRSFNFRYRSAAHFIDIFRHWYGPVHKAFAALPPESGQALESDLADLLNRSNRAGQDSLVVPSEYLEVVITKR, encoded by the coding sequence ATGAGTCCCCCAATTGATCTGAGCGCTTTGAAAGAACGCCAGAAAGTCGCCTGGGCCAGTGGCGACTATGCCTTGATCGGCACGACGCTGCAGATTGTCGGCGAGAACCTCGCCGAAGCCTGCGACCTGCGCTGTGATGAGCAAGTGCTGGACGTTGCGGCCGGCAACGGTAACGCGACGCTGGCGGCGGCACGGCGCGGTTGTCTGGTCACTTCCACCGATTACGTTGCGGCGCTGCTTGAACGTGGCCAGGACCGCGCGCGGGCCGAGCATCTGGACGTGACTTTTCAGGTCGCCGACGCCGAAGCGTTGCCGTTTGCCGACGGCAGTTTTGCTGCGGTGTTGTCGACGTTCGGGGTGATGTTCGCCCCGGATCAAGCCACCGCTGCCGCCGAACTGGGGCGGGTTTGCCGACGCGGGGGGCGGATCGGTCTGGCCAACTGGACGCCGGAAGGCTTCGTCGGCCAGATGTTCAAGACCCTTGGCCGGCATCTGCCGCCGCCAGCCATTGCGCAACCGCCCTCAAACTGGGGCACGGAAGTGTGGTTGCATGAGCACTTCAAGGATAAGGATTTTGTCGTGCAGGTGACTCGCCGCAGCTTCAACTTCCGCTACCGCTCGGCGGCGCATTTCATTGATATCTTCCGCCATTGGTACGGGCCGGTGCACAAGGCCTTCGCAGCGCTGCCGCCGGAAAGCGGTCAGGCGCTGGAAAGTGATCTGGCGGACTTGCTGAACCGGTCGAACCGGGCGGGGCAGGACTCGCTGGTGGTGCCCAGTGAGTATCTGGAGGTGGTGATTACCAAGCGCTAG
- the pcsA gene encoding phosphatidylcholine synthase codes for MISTVHIARLKAWGAHGFTATGVVTAFLATLALLENQPVHCLMWLGVALIVDGLDGALARKVNVQSVLPSFDGSILDLVIDYLTYVFIPALFIYRYIPLPDYTLLLTVSLILVSSLFCFCNVNMKSKDNYFVGFPAAWNVVALCLYIIGPGPWITFLTVIGLALLTVTRMKFLHPFRVRRFMPINIAVTAIWLLCSLSLVLNHPVINPMVMGLWLLMSAYFLGICIWRTALEWFDRSQVK; via the coding sequence GTGATATCAACCGTCCACATTGCCAGGCTCAAGGCCTGGGGCGCCCATGGTTTTACCGCGACCGGCGTGGTCACGGCGTTTCTGGCCACCCTCGCCCTGCTGGAAAACCAGCCCGTCCATTGCCTGATGTGGCTGGGTGTGGCGCTGATCGTCGATGGCCTCGACGGCGCACTCGCGCGCAAGGTCAATGTGCAATCGGTGCTACCGAGTTTCGACGGTTCGATCCTCGATCTGGTGATCGATTACCTGACCTACGTGTTCATTCCGGCACTGTTCATCTATCGCTACATTCCGCTACCCGACTACACGCTGTTGCTGACGGTATCGCTGATTCTGGTGTCATCGCTGTTCTGCTTCTGCAACGTCAACATGAAGAGCAAGGACAACTACTTTGTCGGTTTCCCGGCCGCGTGGAACGTGGTTGCGTTGTGTCTTTACATTATCGGGCCTGGGCCGTGGATTACCTTCCTGACCGTGATCGGGCTGGCGCTGCTGACGGTGACGCGGATGAAGTTCCTGCACCCTTTCCGCGTGCGCCGGTTCATGCCGATCAATATTGCCGTGACGGCGATCTGGTTGCTGTGCAGCCTGTCGCTGGTGCTCAATCACCCGGTGATCAACCCGATGGTGATGGGTTTGTGGTTGCTGATGTCGGCGTACTTCCTGGGGATCTGCATCTGGCGTACGGCGCTGGAGTGGTTTGATCGCTCGCAGGTGAAGTAG
- a CDS encoding tellurite resistance TerB family protein produces the protein MNTSDLLEQLLRGQASAGQQSGASAGGGLGGLGGLLGGLLGGADSTGTRGGSPAGGLGGLGGLLGGLLGGGAGGLGGALGGGGTQSRSGGTNYAALASLGMMAYQAYQAWQRSQASAAPQQTPQTANLLAGPEIEEHSHAVLRALIAAAKADGRIDETEKHLISSEIGKHTDDPQLQQWLDAEVAKPLDPNEVAQSANNDPAVAAEMYLASVMLVDDQQDAERNYLDELAAALQIDPELQVHLEQQAKGTA, from the coding sequence ATGAACACCAGCGATTTGCTTGAACAACTGCTGCGGGGCCAGGCCTCGGCAGGACAACAAAGTGGCGCCTCGGCCGGTGGTGGGCTGGGTGGTCTCGGTGGATTGCTGGGCGGTTTGCTCGGTGGTGCCGATTCCACTGGCACTCGCGGTGGCTCTCCTGCGGGTGGGCTTGGCGGACTGGGCGGTCTGCTCGGTGGGCTGCTCGGCGGCGGTGCTGGCGGCTTGGGTGGCGCACTTGGCGGTGGTGGCACGCAAAGTCGTTCTGGCGGGACCAATTATGCGGCGCTGGCGTCGCTGGGCATGATGGCGTACCAGGCGTATCAGGCCTGGCAGCGCAGCCAGGCCAGTGCGGCACCGCAACAGACGCCGCAAACGGCCAATCTGCTCGCCGGCCCGGAAATCGAAGAACACAGCCACGCCGTGCTGCGCGCATTGATCGCGGCCGCCAAGGCAGATGGCCGCATTGACGAGACAGAAAAGCACCTGATCAGCAGCGAAATCGGCAAACACACCGATGATCCGCAATTGCAGCAGTGGCTGGACGCCGAAGTCGCCAAACCCCTCGACCCCAATGAGGTCGCACAATCCGCCAACAACGACCCGGCAGTGGCCGCCGAAATGTACCTGGCCAGCGTGATGCTGGTGGACGACCAACAAGACGCCGAACGCAATTATCTGGATGAACTGGCGGCGGCGTTGCAGATTGATCCTGAGTTACAGGTGCATCTGGAGCAGCAGGCCAAAGGCACGGCTTAA
- a CDS encoding iron-containing redox enzyme family protein, translated as MTVLTRLQAAPAQPQAIDPAGNIRGIYQALLREDNPHALARAFLTEQLKCAAELPEELPEDPSTWYAWVAAHCADVARQYADYLQQRKAGGPRQFFSSKAHALYFLQAVAPTKRVDGAWLYGLLQHWRDPRFSGLLCTYLEELGEGNPAQNHVVIYRKLLAEHDLENASPLDDERYLQGALQLALGVCGDEFLPEVIGYNLGYEQLPLHLLISSYELSELGIDPYYFTLHVTIDNASTGHAQKAVQAVLDLLPLEADRADFLRRVSLGYRLNDLGLGSRAIIEGFDLHSELLAMLERKCPFAQHMHSDYCRFEGKTVNQWLAEPQHLPGFLQALQDKGWIKRHEDPQNSRFWQLIDGDGAAMFGVFSAYEKQLVHDWIAGDWKPAKKAAALRRHAPVNAPIEVPEQDPDVQQLNEALHGQDGHAQMAILIPWLAPARHAHPAGLLATRRFIELKSRLP; from the coding sequence ATGACTGTCCTGACACGCCTGCAAGCTGCGCCTGCCCAACCACAAGCGATAGATCCCGCCGGAAATATTCGTGGCATTTATCAAGCGCTGCTGCGCGAAGACAACCCACACGCCCTCGCGCGCGCATTCCTGACTGAACAGCTGAAATGTGCTGCAGAGTTGCCCGAGGAGCTGCCAGAAGATCCATCCACCTGGTACGCCTGGGTCGCTGCGCATTGTGCCGATGTTGCCCGGCAATACGCCGATTACCTGCAACAACGCAAGGCCGGCGGGCCACGGCAATTCTTCAGCAGCAAGGCGCATGCGCTGTACTTCTTGCAAGCGGTGGCGCCGACCAAGCGGGTTGACGGCGCCTGGTTATATGGCTTGTTGCAGCATTGGCGCGACCCGCGTTTCAGCGGCTTGCTCTGCACCTATCTGGAAGAACTCGGCGAGGGCAATCCGGCGCAAAACCATGTGGTGATCTACCGCAAACTGCTCGCTGAACACGATCTGGAAAACGCCAGCCCCCTCGACGATGAACGTTACCTGCAAGGGGCTTTGCAATTGGCGCTTGGTGTCTGCGGCGATGAGTTTTTGCCGGAGGTGATTGGCTACAACCTCGGCTATGAGCAATTGCCTTTGCACTTGCTGATCAGCAGTTACGAACTCAGTGAGCTGGGCATCGATCCTTACTATTTCACCCTGCATGTGACCATCGACAACGCCAGCACCGGCCATGCGCAAAAAGCCGTGCAAGCGGTGCTGGATCTGTTGCCGCTTGAGGCTGATCGCGCCGATTTTCTGCGCAGGGTATCGCTGGGTTATCGACTCAATGATCTGGGGCTGGGCAGCCGCGCGATCATCGAAGGGTTCGATCTGCACAGCGAATTGCTCGCGATGCTCGAACGCAAGTGCCCGTTCGCCCAGCACATGCACTCGGACTATTGCCGCTTTGAAGGCAAAACCGTCAACCAGTGGCTGGCCGAGCCGCAGCATCTGCCCGGTTTCCTGCAAGCACTGCAGGATAAAGGCTGGATCAAGCGCCACGAAGACCCCCAGAACAGCCGTTTCTGGCAGTTGATCGATGGCGACGGCGCGGCGATGTTCGGCGTGTTCAGTGCCTACGAAAAACAATTGGTGCACGACTGGATTGCCGGTGACTGGAAACCCGCGAAAAAAGCCGCGGCGTTGCGTCGACACGCGCCGGTCAATGCGCCCATCGAGGTGCCCGAACAGGATCCCGATGTACAGCAGCTCAACGAGGCGCTGCATGGGCAGGACGGCCACGCACAAATGGCGATCCTGATCCCTTGGCTTGCGCCGGCACGGCACGCGCATCCTGCCGGACTGCTCGCCACCCGCCGGTTCATCGAACTGAAATCTCGTTTGCCATAA
- a CDS encoding methyltransferase, protein MNQEEQLSTHDLALLHLGRRLQADGYRFITPTPLTHQRVNQRDEGQFADSLRDVFGWSRPFEPGLLSADEQRQLQEAQVIDTYEGHLKSRVRWSSLDDLLFVHSAFPTDAADSVFFGPDTYRFAQVIHAHLQQNFAPIHRAVDIGCGAGVGAILIGRARREAQVLALDINPAALRLTKINAALADVASVEAHASDLLQGVDGEFDLIVANPPYMADPAERAYRHGGGTLGAGLSLRIVEQALNRLTPGGSLLLYTGVAMVDGRDPFLDTVLPRLDQARFGWTYREIDPDVFGEELLNPGYQRVDRIAAVVLTVTRTG, encoded by the coding sequence ATGAATCAGGAAGAACAACTGTCCACCCACGATCTCGCCCTGCTGCATTTGGGGCGGCGTTTGCAGGCTGATGGTTACCGTTTCATCACGCCGACACCGCTGACCCATCAGCGTGTCAACCAGCGCGACGAGGGCCAGTTTGCTGACTCCCTGCGCGATGTCTTTGGTTGGTCGCGCCCCTTCGAACCGGGACTGTTGTCTGCTGACGAGCAACGGCAGTTACAGGAAGCTCAAGTCATCGATACCTACGAAGGCCATCTGAAAAGTCGTGTGCGCTGGTCGAGCCTGGATGATCTGCTGTTTGTCCATTCGGCGTTTCCCACCGACGCGGCCGACTCGGTGTTTTTCGGCCCGGATACCTATCGATTCGCGCAAGTGATTCACGCTCACTTGCAACAGAATTTCGCGCCGATCCACCGCGCCGTGGACATCGGCTGCGGTGCGGGTGTCGGCGCGATTCTGATCGGTCGCGCCCGCCGCGAAGCGCAAGTGCTGGCGCTGGATATCAACCCCGCCGCGCTGCGCCTGACCAAAATCAACGCGGCACTGGCAGACGTTGCCAGCGTCGAGGCGCACGCCAGTGACCTGCTGCAAGGGGTCGACGGCGAATTCGATCTGATTGTCGCCAATCCACCGTACATGGCCGACCCGGCGGAGCGTGCTTACCGCCATGGCGGCGGCACGCTGGGCGCAGGCCTGTCGCTGCGCATCGTCGAGCAGGCACTCAACCGGCTGACCCCCGGCGGCTCGTTGCTGCTCTACACCGGGGTGGCGATGGTCGATGGCCGCGATCCGTTTCTCGACACGGTGCTGCCGCGGCTGGATCAAGCGCGGTTCGGCTGGACGTACCGGGAAATCGATCCTGATGTGTTCGGTGAAGAGCTGCTCAATCCCGGTTATCAACGGGTCGACCGAATCGCTGCGGTGGTATTGACCGTGACTCGGACAGGCTGA
- the ligD gene encoding DNA ligase D, giving the protein MSRNLDDYNRMRDFSATSEPAAVKRSGKKTAAEHALQFCIQKHDASHLHYDFRLELDGALKSWAVPKGPSLDPKVKRLAVHVEDHPLDYATFEGSIPEGHYGAGDVIVWDRGVWIPLEDPQQAYAKGKLKFELQGEKLAGVWNLVRTHMPGKKENWFLIKHQDNAARPQDDYDVLVAEPDSVLSERTLVDKPKLVARQEKTRPKSRKAASGKLAGAHKAKIPAQLKPQLATLVDSAPQGEWSYEIKFDGYRIMARIDHGQVQLFTRNGHDWTHKLPKQAQALVALGLESAWLDGEMVVANEHGVPDFQALQNAFDSGKGTDILYYLFDLPYLNGVDLREVPVEERRAALATVLGAHEQPLLRFSEAFDETPEALLNSACQMQMEGLIGKRLGSAYVSRRSGDWIKLKCKHRQEFVIVGYTDPKGSRSAFGALLLGLHDRDSGELRYAGKVGTGFNETTLKSILARLKPLQAKQAAMVNPPSGFEAKGVHWLKPKLLAEVAFAEMTKDGSVRHAVFHGLRDDKPAKDISEERAKPVKTPQKKSAAKKPAKKAAASKPPTAETAPSQLGLANGKVRITHPDRVIDAVSGTTKMQLAEYYASVAEWILPQLKDRPVALVRAPDGIAGELFFQKNAERLAIPGITTLDKDVTGQPVMLINNAEALIGAVQMSTVELHTWNATTVDLEKPDRFVLDLDPDPALPWKSMVEATALTLTVLDELGLKAFLKTSGGKGIHLVVPLTRKLGWDEVKDFSHAIVSHMAKLLPDRFSAVSGPKNRVGRIFIDYLRNGLGATTICAYAARTREGLPVSVPLFREEVAEIKGGNQWNVHNVHERLAEVGDEPWADMKKTRQSITAEMRKRVGMKK; this is encoded by the coding sequence ATGAGCAGAAACCTCGACGACTACAACCGCATGCGCGATTTCTCGGCGACGTCGGAGCCGGCCGCCGTCAAGCGTTCGGGCAAGAAGACTGCTGCGGAACACGCTCTGCAGTTCTGCATCCAGAAACATGACGCCTCGCACCTGCATTACGACTTTCGCCTGGAACTCGATGGGGCGCTGAAAAGCTGGGCGGTGCCGAAGGGGCCGTCGCTCGACCCCAAGGTCAAGCGTCTGGCGGTGCATGTCGAAGACCATCCGCTGGACTACGCGACGTTCGAAGGCAGTATTCCCGAGGGGCATTACGGCGCCGGTGATGTGATCGTGTGGGATCGCGGCGTGTGGATTCCGCTGGAGGATCCGCAGCAGGCGTACGCTAAGGGCAAGCTCAAATTCGAGCTTCAGGGCGAAAAACTCGCCGGGGTCTGGAATCTGGTGCGCACGCACATGCCGGGCAAGAAGGAAAACTGGTTTCTGATCAAGCATCAAGACAATGCCGCCCGCCCGCAGGATGATTACGACGTGTTGGTCGCCGAGCCGGACAGCGTGCTGAGCGAACGCACTCTGGTCGATAAACCCAAGCTGGTGGCCAGGCAGGAGAAGACGCGGCCCAAGTCTCGCAAGGCGGCGTCGGGCAAGCTTGCGGGCGCACACAAGGCGAAAATCCCGGCGCAGCTCAAGCCGCAACTGGCGACGCTGGTGGACAGTGCGCCGCAAGGGGAGTGGAGCTACGAGATCAAGTTCGACGGCTACCGGATCATGGCGCGGATCGATCATGGTCAGGTGCAACTGTTCACCCGCAATGGTCACGACTGGACGCACAAGTTACCGAAACAGGCCCAAGCGCTTGTCGCACTGGGCCTGGAATCGGCCTGGCTCGACGGTGAAATGGTGGTCGCCAATGAACACGGCGTGCCGGACTTTCAGGCCCTGCAAAACGCCTTCGATTCCGGTAAAGGCACTGACATCCTCTACTACCTGTTCGACTTGCCGTACCTCAACGGTGTCGATCTGCGCGAAGTGCCGGTGGAGGAGCGCCGCGCGGCACTGGCCACGGTGCTCGGCGCGCATGAGCAACCGTTGTTGCGCTTCTCCGAAGCCTTCGATGAAACCCCGGAGGCGTTGCTCAACAGTGCCTGCCAGATGCAGATGGAGGGCCTGATCGGCAAGCGTCTAGGCTCGGCTTATGTATCGCGGCGCAGCGGCGACTGGATCAAGCTCAAGTGCAAACACCGTCAGGAATTCGTGATCGTCGGCTATACCGATCCCAAAGGCTCGCGCAGCGCCTTCGGTGCATTGCTGCTGGGCCTGCATGATCGCGACAGTGGCGAATTGCGCTACGCCGGCAAGGTCGGCACCGGGTTCAATGAAACCACGCTGAAAAGCATCCTCGCCCGGCTCAAACCGTTGCAGGCGAAGCAGGCCGCGATGGTCAATCCGCCAAGCGGCTTTGAAGCCAAAGGCGTGCATTGGCTCAAACCGAAGTTGCTGGCAGAGGTGGCGTTCGCTGAAATGACCAAGGACGGTTCGGTGCGCCACGCCGTGTTCCATGGTTTGCGCGATGACAAACCGGCCAAGGACATCAGCGAGGAGCGAGCGAAGCCCGTGAAGACTCCCCAAAAGAAGAGCGCCGCAAAGAAACCGGCGAAAAAAGCCGCCGCCAGCAAGCCGCCGACAGCCGAAACCGCGCCATCGCAACTCGGCCTGGCCAACGGCAAAGTGCGCATCACCCACCCGGACCGGGTGATCGACGCCGTCAGCGGTACCACCAAAATGCAACTGGCCGAGTATTACGCCAGCGTTGCCGAATGGATCCTGCCGCAACTCAAGGATCGCCCGGTGGCGCTGGTGCGGGCGCCGGATGGCATCGCTGGCGAATTGTTCTTCCAGAAGAATGCCGAGCGCCTGGCGATCCCCGGCATTACCACGCTGGACAAAGATGTTACCGGCCAACCGGTGATGCTGATCAACAACGCCGAAGCGCTGATCGGCGCGGTGCAGATGAGCACCGTCGAACTGCACACCTGGAATGCCACCACGGTTGATCTGGAGAAGCCCGATCGCTTCGTCCTCGATCTCGATCCGGACCCGGCGCTGCCATGGAAAAGTATGGTCGAAGCTACCGCGCTGACGCTAACGGTGCTGGATGAACTGGGGCTCAAAGCCTTTCTCAAGACCAGTGGCGGCAAGGGTATTCACTTGGTGGTGCCGCTGACCCGCAAACTCGGTTGGGACGAGGTTAAAGACTTCAGTCACGCCATTGTCAGTCACATGGCCAAACTGCTGCCGGATCGATTTTCGGCGGTGTCCGGGCCAAAAAATCGTGTGGGGCGAATCTTCATCGATTACCTGCGCAATGGCTTGGGCGCCACCACCATTTGTGCTTATGCCGCGCGTACTCGCGAAGGCCTGCCGGTGTCCGTGCCGCTGTTTCGCGAAGAGGTGGCCGAGATCAAGGGCGGCAATCAGTGGAACGTGCACAACGTCCATGAGCGGCTGGCGGAGGTCGGTGATGAGCCGTGGGCGGACATGAAGAAAACCCGTCAGAGCATCACCGCGGAGATGCGCAAACGGGTCGGCATGAAAAAGTGA
- a CDS encoding DUF2388 domain-containing protein — protein sequence MRKLVLVSSLLLCLPVGSALARVDAGDVATSAGVSASLYSTFKDHKMVIPARDDLSAFVASGGAIRGVYLESVLQQVRQDNPGINASDEDLANAILVHYEGLNQ from the coding sequence ATGCGCAAGTTAGTGCTCGTTTCTTCTTTACTCTTATGCCTGCCGGTCGGTTCCGCACTGGCCCGTGTCGATGCGGGCGATGTCGCGACTTCGGCGGGTGTCTCCGCGTCGCTGTACTCGACCTTCAAGGATCACAAAATGGTGATTCCGGCCCGTGACGACCTGTCTGCATTTGTCGCCAGTGGCGGGGCCATTCGTGGGGTTTATCTTGAGTCGGTGCTGCAACAGGTTCGTCAGGACAATCCCGGCATCAATGCCAGCGATGAAGACCTGGCCAATGCGATTCTGGTGCATTACGAGGGGCTGAATCAGTAA
- the sodC gene encoding superoxide dismutase family protein, which produces MKRALWLGLVSTLAIGTAQAASEKVAINLVSAEGAPQAIGAVTISETPYGLLFTPDLKSLPAGVHGFHVHENGSCEAGMKDGVKGAALAAGGHFDPQKTGKHLGPYADGHLGDLPAVYVTADGVASYPVLAPRLKKIAEIKGHALMIHAGGDNHADMPKPLGGGGDRMACGVI; this is translated from the coding sequence ATGAAACGCGCACTATGGTTGGGTCTAGTCAGCACTCTGGCGATCGGCACCGCGCAAGCGGCAAGCGAAAAAGTCGCCATCAATCTGGTCAGCGCCGAGGGTGCGCCGCAGGCAATCGGGGCTGTCACCATCAGTGAGACACCGTATGGCTTGCTGTTCACGCCTGACCTGAAATCCCTGCCGGCCGGTGTGCATGGTTTTCATGTCCATGAAAACGGCAGCTGCGAGGCGGGCATGAAAGATGGCGTCAAAGGCGCCGCACTCGCGGCCGGTGGCCATTTCGACCCGCAGAAAACCGGCAAGCATCTGGGCCCTTACGCTGACGGGCATCTGGGCGACCTGCCGGCGGTCTACGTGACGGCTGACGGCGTCGCCAGTTATCCGGTGCTGGCGCCGCGCCTGAAGAAAATTGCCGAGATCAAAGGCCACGCGCTGATGATCCATGCCGGCGGTGATAACCATGCCGACATGCCCAAACCGCTGGGTGGCGGCGGCGACCGCATGGCCTGTGGCGTGATCTGA
- a CDS encoding methyl-accepting chemotaxis protein has translation MAAAASEMTASIEEITRHAERALGMANQAESLAKNGGQVIHQVVSDMDDIARSAQQSAQVIRTLDQESEAIFNIIQVIKSIADQTNLLALNAAIEAARAGEQGRGFAVVADEVRSLAARTSASTQEIAAMVARIQHSTREAVSSMEAGVAQVDKGMAVTADVERAIREILEATLSTTQLVNDITRTIGEQSQASNEIAHQVEMIAGMSEGNSRVIGQTANTTDELSSLAGQLAQSVDRFRL, from the coding sequence ATGGCCGCTGCCGCGAGCGAGATGACCGCGAGCATCGAGGAAATCACCCGGCATGCCGAACGTGCACTGGGCATGGCCAATCAGGCCGAATCATTGGCCAAAAATGGTGGGCAGGTGATCCATCAAGTGGTCAGCGACATGGACGATATCGCCCGTTCGGCGCAACAGTCGGCGCAGGTGATCCGCACGCTGGATCAGGAATCAGAAGCCATTTTCAACATCATCCAGGTGATCAAGAGCATCGCCGACCAGACCAACCTGCTGGCACTCAACGCCGCCATCGAGGCTGCCCGGGCGGGCGAGCAGGGCAGGGGGTTTGCGGTGGTGGCGGATGAAGTGCGCAGTCTTGCCGCCCGTACCAGCGCTTCAACCCAGGAAATCGCCGCGATGGTTGCGCGCATTCAGCACAGCACGCGCGAGGCGGTCAGCAGCATGGAGGCCGGGGTTGCGCAGGTCGACAAGGGCATGGCGGTGACAGCTGATGTTGAACGGGCGATTCGCGAGATCCTTGAGGCCACATTGAGCACCACGCAACTGGTCAACGACATCACCCGCACCATTGGCGAACAGAGTCAGGCCAGTAACGAGATTGCCCATCAGGTGGAGATGATTGCGGGGATGTCCGAAGGCAATAGCCGGGTGATCGGGCAGACGGCGAATACCACGGATGAGCTGTCGAGCCTGGCGGGGCAGTTGGCGCAGTCGGTGGATCGGTTTCGGTTGTGA
- a CDS encoding AAA family ATPase, whose translation MPRLRVKHFGPIRDGVKNNGWIELKRVTVFVGNQGSGKSTLAKLYSTFSWIEKALERGDYDKSWFEENDRLTKTFLSYHRLENYVSADQRNKTEIDYEGDAFTIKYARGQMHITKSKAKEYHLPQIMYVPAERNFISYLKNPEELRLYSPSLTEFLAEFNYAKENIKGSLSLPINNADLKYDLLKNTLSISESAYTLELADASSGFQSAVPLHLVSQYLAKRVFEPIAHRPDTMSSKELERFRKETSKLLTENLTIEQQRALISTLSKQFNKTAFINIVEEPEQNLYPTSQWSVLQSLLEISNQGANNQLVLTTHSPYVVNYLTIAVQGKQLYDNILKKTRDGSLIAKLANVIPLQVLLDADDLAIYQADEKTGSIAKLPMAEGIPSDSNYLNESLREGNDMFDRLLDIEEELEA comes from the coding sequence ATGCCTCGCCTACGCGTCAAGCACTTTGGCCCTATCCGTGATGGTGTGAAAAACAATGGCTGGATAGAGCTCAAGCGCGTGACCGTGTTCGTGGGTAATCAGGGCTCAGGAAAAAGCACGTTAGCCAAGCTTTACTCGACCTTTTCATGGATCGAAAAAGCCCTGGAACGCGGTGATTACGATAAAAGCTGGTTCGAGGAAAATGATCGACTCACAAAAACATTTCTGAGCTACCACCGGCTAGAAAACTACGTTTCAGCCGATCAGAGAAACAAAACAGAAATCGATTACGAAGGTGATGCTTTCACGATCAAGTACGCTCGAGGCCAAATGCACATCACCAAGTCCAAGGCAAAGGAATATCACCTGCCTCAGATCATGTATGTGCCTGCCGAGCGAAACTTCATTTCCTATCTGAAGAATCCTGAGGAGCTACGGCTCTACTCCCCATCACTTACAGAGTTCCTAGCAGAATTTAACTACGCAAAGGAAAACATAAAAGGCTCCCTTTCTCTCCCGATTAACAATGCTGATCTCAAATACGATCTGCTCAAAAACACTTTGAGCATCAGTGAGTCCGCCTACACGCTGGAGTTGGCTGACGCCTCCAGCGGCTTCCAATCTGCCGTCCCCCTTCACTTGGTGAGTCAGTACCTGGCCAAACGCGTGTTTGAGCCCATAGCTCACCGACCGGACACGATGAGTTCCAAAGAGTTGGAGCGGTTCCGCAAAGAGACCTCAAAGCTTCTCACCGAGAATCTGACCATCGAACAGCAGCGTGCGTTGATATCTACGCTTTCCAAGCAATTCAACAAGACGGCTTTCATCAACATTGTCGAAGAGCCTGAGCAGAATCTCTACCCAACCTCACAATGGAGCGTTCTGCAAAGCCTTCTTGAGATTAGCAATCAAGGCGCTAACAACCAGTTAGTACTGACGACCCACAGCCCTTATGTAGTGAATTACCTGACCATTGCAGTGCAAGGCAAACAGCTCTACGACAATATTCTGAAAAAAACTCGTGATGGTAGCCTGATCGCCAAGCTTGCCAATGTAATTCCCCTGCAAGTCTTGCTTGATGCAGATGATCTGGCTATCTACCAAGCCGATGAAAAGACAGGAAGCATTGCAAAGCTGCCAATGGCTGAAGGTATTCCTTCTGATAGCAATTATCTCAACGAGTCGCTTCGCGAAGGCAATGACATGTTTGATCGTCTCCTGGATATCGAGGAGGAACTGGAGGCGTGA
- a CDS encoding nuclear transport factor 2 family protein gives MTKTRLLIGFLCAFSGYAMAAPAPAEKQVAQAVDHLTQAMLHKDITELNALTAENLTYGHSSGKIQDKQAFIADIETGKSAFKTLEMQKQTITLSGDTALVRHHFSAQALKGTEVVPTEIENFQIWQKQNGKWLLVGRQAFKF, from the coding sequence ATGACCAAGACCCGACTCCTGATCGGCTTTCTCTGCGCCTTCAGCGGTTACGCGATGGCCGCCCCTGCCCCGGCGGAAAAGCAGGTTGCCCAAGCGGTCGATCATCTGACCCAGGCGATGCTGCACAAAGACATCACCGAATTGAATGCGCTGACGGCCGAAAACCTCACCTACGGCCACTCCAGCGGCAAAATTCAGGACAAACAAGCATTCATCGCCGACATCGAAACCGGCAAAAGCGCGTTCAAGACCCTGGAGATGCAAAAACAGACCATCACCCTGTCCGGCGACACCGCGCTGGTGCGTCACCACTTTTCCGCGCAGGCGCTGAAGGGCACTGAAGTGGTGCCGACCGAGATCGAGAACTTCCAGATCTGGCAGAAGCAGAATGGCAAGTGGTTGTTGGTGGGGCGGCAGGCGTTCAAATTCTGA